A single genomic interval of Bacteroidales bacterium harbors:
- a CDS encoding class I SAM-dependent methyltransferase, with the protein MNKLINGLILFVMMTILLCCSRDNAYTQGPDDLDKRVNDFLNSHVSGWHDMNVPASDGKLLYDIILKNNYKNALEIGTSTGHSGIWMAWALSKTGGKLTTIEINERRYNEALENFKKAGLIDYIDARLADAHELVKTLPGPFDFVFSDADKDWYVNYFRAIDPKLSVGGCFTSHNIGMYGARDFYEFIKSLPYYTTSVDYNGAGMSISYKTDNP; encoded by the coding sequence ATGAATAAACTGATAAATGGGTTGATACTTTTTGTAATGATGACGATTCTCCTCTGTTGCAGCCGCGATAATGCATACACCCAGGGCCCGGATGATCTTGATAAGAGAGTGAATGATTTTCTGAACAGTCATGTTTCCGGCTGGCATGATATGAACGTTCCTGCATCCGATGGAAAACTGCTGTATGACATCATTCTGAAAAATAATTATAAGAATGCACTTGAAATAGGCACATCAACCGGACATTCCGGAATATGGATGGCCTGGGCGCTGAGCAAAACCGGGGGTAAGCTGACGACGATTGAAATTAATGAAAGAAGGTACAATGAGGCATTGGAGAACTTCAAAAAAGCAGGGTTAATCGATTACATTGATGCCCGGCTTGCCGATGCCCATGAATTGGTGAAAACTCTGCCCGGTCCCTTCGATTTCGTGTTCAGCGATGCCGATAAGGATTGGTATGTCAATTACTTCAGGGCAATTGATCCCAAACTTTCAGTAGGCGGCTGTTTTACAAGCCATAACATTGGCATGTACGGAGCCCGTGATTTTTACGAATTCATAAAATCACTACCTTATTATACAACCAGCGTGGATTACAATGGTGCCGGAATGTCGATCAGTTATAAGACTGATAACCCCTAG
- a CDS encoding GNAT family N-acetyltransferase, with protein MNQHPVQIISCDFENAAHCDALVRLMSEYITDKMGGGEPYTEEQKISLVEGLKNHPSKLVMFAVQDGQFIGLINSFMNFATFTVKPFINIHDVIVTGDWRNKGIGRKMIEAVIEKAGEAGCSKVTLEVREDNENAKYLYNSLGFYDAEPRQYYWQKYL; from the coding sequence ATGAATCAGCATCCTGTTCAGATTATATCATGCGATTTTGAAAACGCGGCACATTGTGATGCGCTGGTAAGGCTCATGAGCGAGTATATAACCGATAAAATGGGCGGTGGCGAACCGTATACCGAAGAACAGAAGATAAGCCTTGTCGAAGGATTAAAAAATCATCCCAGCAAGCTGGTTATGTTTGCGGTTCAAGATGGCCAATTCATCGGACTCATCAATTCCTTCATGAATTTTGCCACATTTACCGTGAAGCCTTTCATTAACATCCATGATGTCATTGTCACAGGCGATTGGCGGAATAAGGGCATCGGCCGTAAAATGATTGAAGCGGTCATTGAAAAAGCCGGTGAGGCCGGATGCTCCAAAGTCACCCTTGAAGTGCGGGAGGACAATGAAAATGCGAAATACCTCTATAACAGTCTCGGCTTTTATGACGCCGAACCCCGGCAGTATTACTGGCAGAAGTATTTGTGA
- a CDS encoding ABC transporter permease produces the protein MLENYIKIALRVFNRNRYYTLVNIFGLAIGLMFSIIIFLYAHKELSYDRFHRNADRIYRVAVDGLIAGNRINIPQTATPLAETMKKEIPDVEDAVRVARFGAWLLRNDSIRYNEDNLIFSDPGFFNMFSFPLVKGSPDEVLKNPFSIVLSESSARKYFGNENPVGRKLRVENDSTYYTITGVMKDVPENSSLQFDMVGAISTYQKMLANDRWIIHYLLTYFTLREGGSIDRANEGLSLIAQNHVIPDYQRLLNVTRQQSFENGNYYHFIAEPLSEIHLKSASETQSTGKIFYVYLFIALAVIIMVLSCLNFINLVTAQSMKRSLEVGIRKLSGSERPALIAQFLLESSLLAFFALALALLFTELLLPAFSAYIGVQLNLNQLLNSEGFSMLIVLIVFIGIISGLYPAWYLSGCNPETVVHNHYDFPDKGRFRKALSVFQLFLAIGAVSMTMVVFYQYRYLVNKDRGYDTSNLLMIRRPDALTGKLEDFKKQIKSYDGVISVSNATNPMGSGFPRFPYYPEGGSAARSYSSSTLLVSYDFDSTYRIKLISGRFFNRNSDDTMACVINETAVKLMDIKDPVGKTLFQLSDVPEKTTKRKIIGVVNDFNYETLENPIRPLVLLFLPGNYEGYLSVRLKPEDQQSTVQYIKQTWETYTDAYPFVYYFLDQDRRDYYKPVLTTGRIFVLLSVVNILMACLSLFSLIWFTHNKKQRETGILKVVGASNKSILMLRAAELIRLIMAASLIAWIGSYFLARYWLYNYANHIGIQAAYFLVPTIIVSVISIAAVYYHTLMASRVNPGSALKHE, from the coding sequence ATGCTCGAAAATTATATCAAAATAGCTTTAAGGGTATTTAACAGAAACAGGTATTACACCCTGGTGAATATCTTTGGTCTGGCTATTGGCCTGATGTTCAGTATAATTATCTTCCTTTATGCCCATAAGGAGCTTAGTTATGACCGGTTTCACAGGAATGCCGACCGGATTTACCGTGTGGCTGTTGACGGATTGATTGCAGGCAACCGGATCAATATACCTCAGACAGCAACTCCCCTTGCTGAAACCATGAAAAAAGAAATTCCGGATGTAGAGGATGCAGTCAGGGTTGCACGATTCGGTGCATGGCTTCTGCGAAATGACAGCATCCGGTATAATGAGGACAATCTCATATTCTCTGATCCCGGATTTTTCAACATGTTTTCTTTTCCTTTAGTAAAAGGATCTCCTGATGAAGTGCTTAAAAATCCTTTCAGTATAGTACTGAGCGAATCCTCGGCAAGAAAGTATTTTGGCAATGAGAACCCAGTTGGAAGAAAATTACGTGTTGAAAATGATTCGACGTATTACACAATAACGGGCGTAATGAAGGATGTACCGGAGAATTCTTCGCTCCAGTTCGATATGGTCGGGGCCATTTCTACCTATCAGAAAATGCTGGCAAATGATCGTTGGATTATCCATTATTTATTAACCTATTTCACGCTCAGGGAGGGTGGTTCAATAGATCGTGCAAATGAAGGGCTGAGCCTGATTGCTCAGAATCATGTGATTCCTGATTACCAGCGTTTGCTAAATGTTACCCGGCAACAATCTTTTGAAAATGGCAATTACTATCATTTTATAGCCGAACCGCTTAGTGAGATCCATCTTAAATCAGCAAGTGAAACGCAATCTACCGGCAAAATATTCTATGTTTATCTTTTTATAGCGCTGGCCGTGATTATTATGGTGCTTTCGTGCCTTAACTTTATCAACCTTGTTACGGCGCAGTCGATGAAAAGATCGCTTGAAGTGGGTATCCGAAAACTATCAGGATCCGAAAGGCCGGCTTTAATAGCACAGTTTCTCCTTGAATCATCCCTTCTGGCATTTTTTGCACTGGCTCTGGCATTATTGTTCACCGAGTTATTATTGCCGGCATTCAGCGCCTATATAGGCGTGCAGCTTAACCTGAATCAGCTGCTCAATTCGGAAGGATTTTCCATGCTCATTGTACTCATTGTTTTCATCGGAATTATTTCAGGTCTTTACCCGGCATGGTACCTTTCAGGATGTAACCCGGAGACTGTGGTTCATAACCATTATGATTTCCCCGACAAAGGAAGGTTCCGTAAGGCATTGTCGGTATTCCAGCTTTTCCTTGCGATCGGAGCTGTTAGCATGACAATGGTTGTGTTTTACCAGTACCGTTATCTTGTAAATAAGGACAGGGGTTATGATACGAGCAACCTGCTTATGATCCGACGGCCCGATGCATTGACCGGAAAGCTGGAGGATTTTAAAAAGCAAATTAAAAGTTATGACGGTGTGATATCGGTATCTAATGCCACAAATCCCATGGGAAGCGGATTTCCGAGATTCCCTTATTACCCCGAAGGCGGTTCGGCTGCACGCAGTTATTCATCATCCACCTTACTGGTTAGCTATGACTTTGACTCAACCTACCGGATTAAACTGATCAGTGGCAGGTTCTTCAACAGGAATTCGGATGACACAATGGCCTGTGTGATCAACGAAACCGCCGTGAAGCTTATGGATATTAAAGATCCGGTAGGCAAAACCCTTTTTCAGCTTTCCGATGTGCCTGAAAAAACTACTAAACGAAAAATTATCGGGGTGGTAAACGACTTCAATTATGAAACTCTTGAAAATCCGATCAGGCCGCTTGTATTGCTGTTCCTTCCCGGAAACTACGAGGGTTATCTTTCAGTTCGCCTTAAACCTGAAGACCAGCAGTCGACTGTGCAATACATCAAACAAACATGGGAAACCTATACCGACGCCTACCCCTTTGTATATTATTTTCTCGACCAGGACAGGCGTGATTATTACAAGCCTGTATTGACAACCGGGCGCATTTTTGTACTTCTTTCGGTCGTGAATATTCTTATGGCGTGTCTGAGCCTGTTCTCACTGATTTGGTTTACCCATAATAAAAAACAACGTGAAACCGGCATTCTGAAAGTTGTAGGTGCAAGCAACAAAAGCATTCTCATGCTAAGAGCAGCCGAATTAATCAGGCTTATTATGGCAGCATCCCTGATTGCATGGATTGGCAGTTATTTCCTGGCCAGATACTGGCTTTACAATTATGCGAATCATATAGGCATACAGGCCGCATACTTCCTGGTGCCCACGATTATTGTCTCTGTTATTTCAATTGCAGCTGTTTATTACCATACTCTGATGGCCTCCCGGGTAAATCCTGGTTCAGCGCTGAAGCATGAGTGA
- the lepA gene encoding translation elongation factor 4, translating into MDKIRNFSIIAHIDHGKSTLADRLIQLTHTLNERDFQDQVLDNMDLERERGITIKSHAIQMEYEFEGSNYILNLIDTPGHVDFSYEVSRAIAACEGALLVVDATQGIQAQTISNLYQAVDHGLEIIPVLNKMDMPSAMPEEVKDQIVDLIGCKREEIIEVSAKTGMGVDLILERIIKQVPAPKGDPDAPLQALIFDSVFNSFRGIFAYFKIVNGTINSHDHVKFVNLGKDYDADEIGVLKLKYEPKSTLSAGDVGYIISGIKSARDVKVGDTITHYDRPCDKAIEGFVEVKPMVFAGIYPIDADDYEELRASIEKLQLNDASLSFVPESSAALGFGFRCGFLGLLHMEIVQERLDREFNMDVINTVPNVSYRVISNKGEVVDVHNPSGLPDPTYIDFIEEPYIEAEIICQSDYVGPVMKLCIDKRGTLKNQVYLTTNRIELTFEMPLAEIVFDFYDKLKSISKGYASFDYHYTEYKPANLVRLDILLNGDMVDALSSLIHRDNAYSFGRKICEKLKDLIPRQQFEIAIQAAIGAKIIARETVKAVRKDVTAKCYGGDITRKRKLLEKQKKGKKRMRQIGNVEVPQSAFLAVLKLD; encoded by the coding sequence ATGGATAAAATCCGGAATTTTAGCATAATAGCCCATATCGATCACGGAAAAAGTACACTTGCCGACAGGCTGATTCAGCTTACTCATACCTTAAACGAAAGGGATTTTCAGGATCAGGTGCTGGATAACATGGACCTGGAGCGTGAAAGAGGAATCACGATCAAGAGCCATGCAATCCAGATGGAATATGAATTTGAAGGTTCGAACTATATTCTCAATCTCATTGACACTCCCGGCCATGTTGACTTCTCCTATGAAGTTTCACGTGCCATAGCTGCCTGTGAAGGTGCGTTACTCGTAGTTGACGCCACACAGGGAATACAGGCCCAAACCATATCCAATCTTTACCAGGCTGTTGATCACGGACTGGAGATCATCCCTGTACTGAACAAGATGGATATGCCCAGCGCCATGCCTGAAGAAGTAAAAGATCAGATCGTGGATCTTATCGGTTGCAAACGCGAGGAAATCATTGAAGTGAGTGCAAAAACCGGGATGGGGGTTGATCTCATCCTTGAAAGGATCATTAAACAGGTTCCTGCTCCTAAAGGCGATCCGGATGCTCCGTTGCAGGCTCTTATTTTCGATTCGGTGTTTAATTCATTCCGTGGCATTTTTGCGTATTTCAAAATTGTTAACGGTACAATAAACTCTCATGATCACGTTAAATTCGTGAACCTGGGAAAAGATTACGATGCAGACGAAATAGGGGTGCTTAAACTGAAATATGAACCCAAGTCAACATTAAGTGCGGGCGATGTCGGGTATATTATTTCAGGAATAAAATCGGCTCGCGATGTAAAGGTGGGGGATACCATCACACACTATGACCGGCCGTGTGATAAAGCCATTGAAGGATTCGTAGAGGTGAAGCCCATGGTTTTTGCGGGTATTTATCCTATTGATGCCGATGATTATGAAGAATTGCGCGCTTCAATTGAAAAACTGCAATTGAATGATGCTTCGCTTTCCTTTGTTCCTGAATCTTCAGCGGCTCTTGGTTTCGGATTCCGGTGCGGCTTTTTGGGCCTGTTGCACATGGAGATTGTGCAGGAGCGCCTCGATAGGGAATTCAACATGGATGTGATCAATACCGTGCCGAACGTTTCATACAGGGTGATCAGCAACAAGGGCGAAGTGGTGGATGTGCACAACCCGTCAGGTCTCCCCGATCCCACTTATATTGACTTTATTGAAGAACCCTATATTGAAGCGGAGATCATATGCCAGTCGGATTACGTGGGGCCGGTCATGAAGCTTTGCATTGACAAACGCGGTACGCTAAAGAACCAGGTTTACCTTACTACCAACCGGATTGAGCTCACATTCGAAATGCCTCTTGCCGAAATCGTATTTGATTTCTATGATAAGCTTAAGAGTATTTCTAAAGGGTATGCGTCATTCGACTATCACTACACCGAATACAAACCGGCTAACCTTGTAAGGCTTGATATATTGTTGAACGGCGACATGGTAGATGCCCTGTCATCGTTAATTCACCGCGATAACGCCTATTCCTTCGGACGGAAGATCTGTGAAAAACTGAAAGACCTGATCCCTCGCCAGCAGTTTGAAATTGCTATCCAGGCTGCCATCGGGGCCAAGATCATCGCCCGTGAAACAGTGAAAGCCGTAAGAAAAGACGTGACAGCCAAATGTTACGGCGGTGATATCACCCGTAAGCGAAAGCTTCTTGAAAAACAGAAGAAAGGTAAAAAACGCATGCGGCAGATTGGTAACGTAGAAGTGCCGCAATCAGCGTTTCTGGCGGTGCTGAAGCTGGATTAG